A section of the Anaerolineae bacterium genome encodes:
- a CDS encoding LCP family protein, which translates to MRGKLWWPGVMFVIVLTTLAFPGAGGAAQGSVTPTPLPKAVDVTGFCHAPAQMTFLVLGVSPTFRFGMGDAIRLVRVDFAHLRLVVVPLPRDLYVDLPWDSAYPSPIKLTSAYFLGTPLMSGGGALSGGVRLMADTVAYNFKVPVDRYVAVDLRGFRAFVNAINAIGGIPVDIPYAIHDRASGAHFEPGHYLLDGRQALALARARMDRPGFVRAERQGWVIQGILRSLADPETFTQLPQIVATLRSAVLTDIPAEDVARLLCFYGAFVAAGRTPEVLPVPTDLVRPTMDWVFIGREPHVASVVVWDDAYVDWIRQALEGPGSP; encoded by the coding sequence GTGAGGGGCAAACTGTGGTGGCCTGGGGTGATGTTCGTGATTGTGCTGACTACACTGGCCTTCCCTGGCGCGGGGGGTGCGGCCCAGGGCTCCGTCACGCCAACCCCGCTTCCCAAAGCCGTGGATGTCACGGGATTCTGTCACGCCCCGGCGCAGATGACCTTTTTGGTGCTGGGCGTTTCGCCCACCTTCCGTTTTGGCATGGGGGACGCCATCCGCCTGGTGCGAGTGGATTTTGCCCACCTGCGCCTGGTGGTGGTGCCCTTGCCCCGCGATCTCTATGTGGACCTGCCTTGGGATAGCGCCTATCCCAGCCCCATCAAACTCACCTCGGCCTACTTCCTGGGGACGCCCCTGATGAGCGGCGGGGGGGCCCTGAGTGGGGGTGTGCGTCTGATGGCAGACACCGTCGCCTACAATTTCAAGGTGCCTGTGGACCGATATGTGGCCGTGGATTTACGGGGCTTCCGGGCCTTCGTCAACGCCATCAACGCCATCGGCGGCATCCCGGTGGATATCCCCTATGCCATTCATGATCGGGCCTCCGGCGCCCACTTTGAGCCGGGACATTACCTTCTGGACGGCCGCCAGGCCCTGGCCCTGGCTCGGGCGCGGATGGATCGTCCGGGTTTCGTTCGGGCCGAACGGCAGGGGTGGGTGATTCAGGGGATTCTGCGCAGTCTGGCCGATCCGGAGACCTTCACGCAATTGCCCCAGATTGTGGCAACGCTGCGCTCCGCCGTGCTTACCGACATCCCCGCGGAGGATGTGGCCCGGTTGTTGTGCTTCTACGGAGCCTTTGTGGCCGCGGGCCGGACCCCGGAGGTCCTTCCCGTACCCACGGATTTGGTTCGGCCCACTATGGATTGGGTTTTCATCGGGCGGGAGCCTCATGTGGCTTCCGTGGTAGTGTGGGACGATGCCTATGTAGATTGGATTCGGCAGGCCCTGGAGGGCCCTGGTTCCCCCTAA
- the secD gene encoding protein translocase subunit SecD: MEKYRRWLIPILLLTAFSAWIVWPNNPGIHIHWGNINYDRPLDFHLGLDLRGGVQALLEADMPCDQVDPEAMTTARVIVEKRVNALGVSEAVVQLAENCRIVVEIPGETDPERALSTIRKTGVLEFVALGKEYLPPGTVVQTDLGGTATPATPTPTAPPQATLTGEATALPSPTPQPKVYHTVMTGAALKSVTVQADQVGKGYQIAFVLTDEGAKIFGDFTSKHVGEYLGIALDKTIISAPVVREPITDGRGVISGNFTYESANDLAIQLRYGSLPIPLKVAESRTIGPTLGEDSLQRSLVAGLIGLGIVLLFMALYYRLPGLVADIALITYALFSLALFKWIPVTLTLPGIAAFILSIGMAVDANILIFERMKEELRAGHALINAIDLGWHRAWPSIRDANISTLITTAILYWFGNAYGASLVKGFAFTLALGVGVSLFTAITVTRVYLHTLLDRIKFAEHPKWFGI; this comes from the coding sequence ATGGAAAAATATCGACGCTGGCTGATCCCGATCTTGCTCCTCACCGCTTTTTCGGCCTGGATTGTGTGGCCGAACAACCCGGGAATCCACATTCACTGGGGAAACATCAACTACGACCGTCCGCTGGACTTCCACCTCGGCCTGGACCTGCGTGGAGGCGTTCAGGCGCTTTTGGAAGCGGATATGCCTTGTGACCAGGTGGACCCCGAGGCAATGACCACCGCCCGCGTCATCGTGGAGAAGCGCGTCAACGCCTTGGGCGTGTCCGAGGCGGTGGTGCAACTGGCGGAAAACTGCCGCATCGTGGTCGAAATCCCGGGCGAAACGGACCCCGAACGGGCGCTGAGCACCATCCGCAAGACGGGCGTGTTGGAGTTCGTGGCGTTGGGGAAGGAATACCTGCCCCCGGGAACAGTGGTCCAGACCGACCTGGGTGGGACGGCGACCCCGGCCACTCCCACGCCTACGGCGCCCCCCCAGGCCACGCTGACCGGCGAAGCCACGGCCCTGCCCTCGCCTACGCCTCAGCCCAAGGTGTATCACACGGTGATGACCGGTGCGGCGCTGAAAAGCGTGACCGTGCAGGCGGATCAGGTGGGAAAGGGCTATCAGATCGCCTTTGTGCTCACCGACGAAGGGGCCAAGATTTTCGGCGACTTCACCAGCAAGCATGTGGGCGAGTATCTGGGTATCGCCCTGGATAAGACCATCATCTCCGCGCCCGTGGTCCGTGAGCCCATCACCGATGGTCGCGGCGTGATCAGCGGTAACTTCACCTACGAGTCGGCCAACGATCTGGCCATCCAACTGCGGTACGGCTCCCTGCCCATCCCGCTGAAGGTGGCCGAGAGCCGCACCATTGGCCCCACCCTGGGTGAGGACTCCCTGCAGCGCTCTTTGGTCGCCGGGTTGATCGGCCTGGGGATCGTGTTGCTGTTCATGGCCCTCTACTACCGCTTGCCGGGCCTGGTGGCCGACATCGCGTTGATCACCTACGCCTTGTTCTCCCTGGCTCTGTTCAAGTGGATCCCGGTGACCCTGACGCTGCCGGGGATCGCCGCGTTCATCTTGAGTATCGGCATGGCCGTGGATGCGAACATCCTCATTTTTGAGCGCATGAAGGAAGAGTTGCGCGCCGGCCATGCGCTGATCAACGCCATTGATTTGGGCTGGCATCGAGCCTGGCCGTCCATTCGGGATGCCAACATCTCCACCCTGATCACCACGGCCATTTTGTACTGGTTCGGCAACGCCTATGGCGCCAGCCTGGTGAAAGGCTTCGCCTTCACCCTGGCGCTGGGTGTGGGGGTCTCCCTGTTCACCGCCATTACGGTGACCCGCGTCTATCTCCACACCTTGCTGGATCGCATCAAGTTTGCCGAGCACCCCAAGTGGTTCGGTATCTAA
- the secF gene encoding protein translocase subunit SecF — MNIVGKRYWFLLLSFLVIIPGMLALALWGLPLAIDFTGGSLLEVRFAHQAPQPAEVIALYTDLGIGDPVVQTSVDNSVIVRSKPIDEAKANQVVAEMEKRFNDQVEVRRFIHVGPSVGKEVATRAAGAVALSALAILLYLTYAFRGVPNAFRYGVAAILAMLHDVAVTLGVEAMLGHFLGWEADAMFLTALLTVIGFSVHDSIVVFDRIRENSRIYRGLEYETLVNHSIVQTLDRSINTQLTVMLTLLALALFGGVTIRHFVIILLVGIFSGTYSSILNAAPILVIWENREWRTWFRRKPGEAAA, encoded by the coding sequence ATGAATATCGTCGGCAAACGTTACTGGTTCCTGCTGCTTTCGTTCCTGGTCATCATTCCGGGGATGCTGGCTCTGGCCCTCTGGGGCCTGCCGTTGGCTATTGACTTCACGGGCGGCAGTCTGCTGGAGGTTCGTTTCGCCCACCAGGCGCCTCAGCCAGCCGAGGTCATTGCCCTCTACACCGACCTGGGCATCGGCGACCCGGTGGTGCAAACCTCGGTGGACAACTCGGTCATCGTGCGCTCCAAGCCCATCGACGAAGCCAAGGCCAATCAGGTGGTGGCCGAGATGGAGAAGCGCTTCAACGACCAGGTGGAGGTGCGCCGGTTCATCCATGTTGGCCCCTCGGTGGGGAAAGAGGTGGCCACCCGTGCTGCCGGGGCCGTGGCGCTCTCGGCCCTGGCCATTTTGCTCTACCTGACCTACGCCTTCCGGGGGGTGCCCAACGCCTTCCGCTACGGCGTGGCCGCCATTCTGGCCATGTTGCACGATGTGGCGGTCACCCTGGGGGTGGAGGCCATGTTGGGGCACTTCCTGGGCTGGGAGGCCGATGCCATGTTCCTCACCGCTCTGCTCACCGTCATTGGCTTCTCTGTGCACGACTCCATCGTGGTCTTCGACCGCATTCGGGAAAACTCCCGCATTTACCGGGGGCTGGAATATGAAACCCTGGTCAACCACTCCATCGTCCAGACCCTGGACCGCTCGATCAACACCCAGTTGACGGTGATGCTTACCCTGCTGGCCCTGGCCCTCTTCGGTGGCGTGACCATCCGCCATTTCGTGATCATCCTTCTGGTGGGTATCTTCAGCGGTACCTACTCCTCCATTCTTAACGCGGCGCCCATCCTGGTCATCTGGG
- the ssnA gene encoding putative aminohydrolase SsnA, which yields MLVTHAMLVTWDEERRLLPDHALLVRDGIITDLGPSAEMEARYPAEERLDARGQWVMPGQICAHTHFYGAFARGMAIPGPAPKDFPEILQRLWWPLDQALDEEAVRLSAEVMLVDAIRNGVTTLFDHHASPNALEGSLDVIAEVVQRAGVRAVLAYEVTDRYGKAKARTAIEENRRFAERVRRDPAYGTPQQRLAATFGLHASLTLDEDTLAAAREACPPEVGFHIHLAEHPADEDDSLRRTGERAADRLSRHGILGEGTIVAHGVHIDAREMLHLAETGTWLSHQPRSNMNNAVGAARVEEMLRLGVRVVLGTDGFPHAMWEEMRFAYLLPKLAAGDPRRMDGNTVMRIAVENNRALAERYFPGVSLGRLTRGAAADLIFVDWHPHTPVTPENLPWHLLFGAYERQITTTIVAGRVLMRDGALLTLDEEAIAARAREKAPQVWEAYRPFVPH from the coding sequence ATGTTAGTGACCCATGCGATGTTGGTCACCTGGGACGAGGAGCGGCGGTTGTTGCCCGACCACGCTTTGCTTGTGCGGGATGGGATCATTACCGATTTGGGGCCCAGTGCCGAGATGGAGGCCCGTTACCCCGCAGAGGAACGGCTAGATGCCCGCGGCCAGTGGGTGATGCCGGGGCAAATCTGTGCGCACACGCATTTTTACGGCGCTTTTGCCCGGGGGATGGCCATTCCCGGCCCGGCGCCGAAGGATTTCCCCGAGATCCTGCAGCGCCTGTGGTGGCCCCTGGACCAGGCGTTGGACGAGGAGGCTGTGCGCCTCTCGGCGGAGGTGATGCTGGTGGACGCCATCCGCAACGGCGTGACCACGCTTTTCGATCATCACGCCTCGCCCAACGCGCTGGAAGGCTCGCTGGATGTGATCGCCGAGGTGGTGCAACGGGCTGGCGTACGGGCGGTGCTGGCCTATGAGGTCACCGACCGCTACGGCAAAGCCAAAGCCCGGACGGCCATTGAGGAAAATCGCCGCTTCGCCGAGCGTGTGCGCCGCGACCCCGCCTATGGTACGCCTCAGCAGCGTCTGGCGGCCACCTTTGGCCTGCACGCCAGCCTGACGTTGGACGAGGACACCCTGGCCGCGGCCCGCGAGGCCTGCCCGCCCGAGGTAGGTTTCCACATTCACCTGGCGGAGCATCCGGCCGACGAGGACGACAGCCTCCGGCGCACCGGGGAGCGGGCGGCCGACCGCCTGAGCCGCCATGGCATCCTTGGCGAGGGCACCATCGTGGCCCATGGCGTGCACATCGACGCCCGCGAAATGCTTCACCTGGCCGAGACGGGCACCTGGCTGAGCCACCAGCCTCGCTCGAACATGAACAACGCCGTGGGCGCGGCCCGCGTGGAAGAGATGTTGCGCCTGGGCGTCAGGGTGGTGCTGGGCACCGATGGGTTCCCCCACGCCATGTGGGAAGAGATGCGTTTTGCGTACCTGTTGCCTAAACTGGCCGCTGGCGATCCCCGGCGCATGGACGGTAACACCGTGATGCGCATCGCCGTGGAGAACAATCGGGCGCTGGCCGAGCGATATTTCCCCGGAGTTTCGTTGGGCCGGCTCACCAGGGGCGCCGCGGCCGATTTGATCTTCGTGGACTGGCATCCCCACACGCCGGTCACCCCTGAGAACCTGCCCTGGCACCTCCTCTTTGGTGCCTACGAGCGGCAGATCACGACCACCATCGTCGCCGGCCGGGTGTTGATGCGCGACGGGGCCTTGCTCACCCTGGACGAGGAAGCCATCGCCGCCCGCGCCCGCGAAAAGGCCCCCCAGGTGTGGGAGGCCTATCGCCCTTTCGTGCCTCATTGA